In a single window of the Pleurodeles waltl isolate 20211129_DDA chromosome 4_2, aPleWal1.hap1.20221129, whole genome shotgun sequence genome:
- the LOC138294252 gene encoding olfactory receptor 5AP2-like translates to MEFGNQTAVTEFILLGLTDDPILQGPLFVLILLFYILSLFGNIGIVALITNDPCLHTPMYFFLSNLSVSDCCYTSVIAPKMLADFFSSKKVISFIGCAAQSYFFTVFASIEAYMLAAMAYDRYAAICHPLLYPLIINSDVCILLVTTVYLGAFFTAAVDIGCIFNTSFCGPNIINHFYCDLMPLMNLSCSDTFVRRTVVFSVVFFFGLTCFAVTLASYVYIVAAILKIRTTVYRPKAFSTCGSHLAVVCLFYGTTLFTYLQIPSSDSVTQNKVVSVFYTLVNPMLNPLIYSLRNKEVKGAVLKRLYAKINFIV, encoded by the coding sequence ATGGAATTTGGAAATCAGACGGCAGTGACAGAATTCATCCTATTGGGACTCACTGATGACCCAATACTTCAGGGTCCACTCTTTGTTTTGATTCTTCTATTCTACATCTTATCACTATTTGGAAACATTGGTATCGTAGCGTTAATCACCAATGACCCGTGTCTTCACACCCCTATGTACTTTTTTCTAAGTAATTTGTCTGTTTCTGATTGCTGTTACACCTCTGTGATTGCTCCCAAAATGTTGGCAGATTTTTTCTCAAGCAAGAAGGTGATCTCTTTCATCGGTTGTGCAGCCCAGAGTTATTTCTTTACAGTGTTTGCATCCATCGAGGCCTACATGCTGGCGGCAATGGCTTACGACCGCTATGCCGCTATCTGCCACCCTCTACTGTATCCACTTATCATCAACAGTGACGTGTGCATACTGCTGGTGACCACCGTCTACTTGGGAGCCTTCTTCACTGCGGCAGTAGACATTGGGTGCATCTTCAACACCTCCTTCTGTGGACCTAACATCATTAACCATTTCTACTGTGACCTAATGCCATTGATGAATCTCTCTTGCTCTGACACATTTGTACGAAGGACAGTGGTTTTTTCAGTGGTGTTTTTCTTTGGCCTCACATGTTTTGcagtcacattagcatcatatgtCTATATCGTCGCTGCCATTTTGAAGATCCGCACCACTGTGTACAGACCCAAGGCCTTCTCTACCTGCGGTTCCCACCTGGCTGTTGTCTGTCTGTTCTACGGCACTACTCTCTTCACATACCTTCAAATTCCGTCCAGTGACTCTGTTACGCAAAATAAGGTGGTGTCTGTGTTTTATACACTGGTAAATCCGATGCTGAACCCCCTCATCTACAGCCTGAGAAATAAGGAGGTGAAGGGGGCAGTTTTGAAACGTCTGTATGCAAAAA